A single genomic interval of uncultured Sphaerochaeta sp. harbors:
- a CDS encoding metallophosphoesterase: MENLKIVFISDIHLSPGQDWSDCIWKFTPNEEIPGLIERFVSIVNDELRPDLIIELGDRIIDVDTNTDCKNTATIYEEIDSKVNCPVFHVDGNHDFVHVGKPELALLLRNPELPYVRIYNGYKCIFFDSLDPMIDGVGGAVSEKQLAWLRHEMNCDDLPKMVFSHHPLNYHEIHRNFLIPSDTVPLMKVANCDEVRNILEGGRNFLFHGSGHLHWWSFRVTPNGTYLVNPPLSAAHPEQTNAPGWFMEADIWPEGKVDVKIHSIAPRRVVGNFVNC, encoded by the coding sequence ATGGAAAATTTGAAAATAGTTTTTATTTCTGATATTCATCTTTCTCCTGGACAGGATTGGAGCGATTGCATCTGGAAGTTCACTCCGAATGAAGAAATCCCAGGATTGATTGAGCGCTTTGTCTCAATTGTCAATGACGAATTGAGACCGGATCTCATTATTGAGCTTGGAGACCGTATCATCGATGTCGATACCAACACCGATTGTAAAAACACCGCGACGATATATGAGGAGATCGATAGTAAGGTCAACTGTCCGGTATTCCATGTAGATGGGAATCACGATTTTGTACATGTCGGGAAGCCTGAACTTGCACTGTTGCTTAGGAATCCAGAACTACCCTATGTGCGAATATATAATGGATATAAGTGTATATTCTTCGATTCGTTGGATCCGATGATAGACGGAGTCGGAGGCGCGGTTTCTGAAAAACAGCTTGCATGGTTGCGCCATGAGATGAACTGTGATGATCTGCCGAAAATGGTGTTTAGCCACCACCCGTTGAATTATCATGAAATTCACAGGAATTTCCTCATTCCTAGCGACACGGTCCCGTTGATGAAAGTAGCGAATTGCGATGAAGTACGCAACATTCTGGAAGGGGGGAGGAATTTTCTATTTCATGGATCAGGACATTTGCATTGGTGGAGTTTTAGGGTTACGCCAAACGGGACCTATTTGGTGAATCCTCCGTTATCAGCAGCCCATCCTGAGCAAACAAATGCACCTGGATGGTTCATGGAAGCTGATATCTGGCCGGAGGGGAAAGTTGATGTGAAGATTCACAGCATAGCTCCGAGACGTGTTGTAGGAAATTTCGTGAATTGTTGA
- a CDS encoding glycerophosphodiester phosphodiesterase family protein translates to MFECKEQVAICGHRGERVHGIENTIAAIRHAAELGVDMIETDVRMSKDGYLFLMHNVHLEDLTDGNGCVWDRTYEELRAMNAAIHGRSSEDFSVPQFEHIALLDELLDVAADYPDLMLNIELKDLPVPGKEDFARESARKAAHMLAHRGLGNRTWINSFSGKIVEQTFKDFGDTFHYHGFYPWNIMGEMELDPSEICDVVCVLNWIVQDDGSIIKQHTTPCPESWYTLLLKKGIMPLTVSFYSEFQAYIDAIRHGSRILMADDPKTMLSRLREMSLHS, encoded by the coding sequence ATGTTTGAATGCAAGGAACAAGTTGCGATCTGTGGGCATCGCGGAGAGCGGGTCCATGGTATTGAAAACACGATAGCGGCAATTCGTCATGCAGCTGAGCTTGGCGTCGACATGATCGAAACCGATGTGAGAATGTCCAAAGACGGGTATCTGTTTTTGATGCACAATGTGCATCTCGAGGATCTCACCGATGGAAATGGATGTGTCTGGGACCGCACGTATGAAGAATTGCGAGCAATGAATGCCGCGATTCATGGGAGATCCTCAGAGGATTTTTCCGTACCTCAATTCGAACATATAGCGCTGTTGGATGAATTGCTGGATGTCGCTGCCGATTATCCCGATCTCATGCTTAATATCGAGCTAAAGGATCTGCCAGTACCCGGAAAAGAGGATTTTGCTCGTGAGTCTGCGCGCAAGGCTGCACACATGCTTGCGCATCGTGGTCTTGGAAACAGAACGTGGATCAATTCGTTTTCAGGCAAGATTGTTGAACAAACCTTCAAGGATTTTGGTGATACATTTCATTATCACGGCTTTTACCCATGGAATATCATGGGCGAGATGGAATTGGATCCCTCCGAAATCTGTGATGTGGTTTGTGTGCTCAACTGGATTGTTCAAGACGACGGGAGCATTATCAAGCAGCATACCACACCATGTCCGGAATCCTGGTATACGCTATTGCTCAAGAAAGGCATCATGCCGCTCACTGTCTCGTTCTATAGTGAATTTCAAGCATATATCGATGCCATTAGGCATGGTAGCAGAATCTTAATGGCTGACGACCCGAAAACAATGCTTTCCCGGCTCAGGGAGATGAGCCTTCATAGCTGA
- a CDS encoding ectonucleotide pyrophosphatase/phosphodiesterase, which produces MRKRLLVFSVDALVREDVDKLMQMPNFGSVMQNSCQINHVRTIYPSITYPAHTSISTGCYPSRHGIVSNFEFTTTDKEQSWVWDHKHVKVEDLFTIAKRAGFSTGAVFWPVTGNHPDIDYLLNEYWMPYANDTLEMAFRRQGSTEEVINIARKNEYLLPESHYKTGRTNFMVQPYIDNFLIACACDIIEQYAPEIMFVHDGIMDGTRHKYGVFNSETDKAIEFVDKQFGLLLDALKKAGVYEATNIAVISDHGQMDVKRIIKPNVYLRDHGFITTDDTGNVTDWKAFCLSDAMSDLVHLKDPSDRKTYAAVHALLKDMAHEGIYGFHEVLTAEEVDQREHLNGDFSFVLESDGFTSFSDGCTRPAVKPFDSTDYRFGRATHGYNPDLGPQPVFNAVGPDFNDDVVIERRPIVDEAPTFAKLLGLEIPCAQGTAVDEFLR; this is translated from the coding sequence ATGAGAAAGAGATTATTAGTATTTTCAGTTGATGCCTTGGTTCGAGAGGATGTCGATAAGCTCATGCAAATGCCGAATTTTGGATCGGTGATGCAGAATAGTTGTCAGATAAATCATGTCAGGACTATCTATCCATCGATTACGTATCCGGCACATACGAGTATCAGCACAGGTTGTTATCCGAGTAGGCATGGGATCGTGAGCAACTTTGAGTTTACTACTACGGACAAAGAGCAGAGCTGGGTGTGGGATCATAAGCATGTGAAGGTTGAGGATTTGTTCACCATCGCCAAGAGGGCAGGATTCAGCACCGGTGCCGTATTCTGGCCGGTAACAGGAAATCATCCTGATATTGACTACCTGCTCAATGAATACTGGATGCCATATGCGAATGATACGTTGGAAATGGCTTTTAGACGTCAAGGTTCAACCGAAGAGGTGATCAACATTGCCCGTAAGAACGAATACTTGCTTCCGGAAAGTCATTACAAGACAGGCAGAACAAATTTTATGGTGCAACCTTACATCGATAACTTCCTTATCGCCTGTGCGTGTGACATCATCGAACAGTATGCCCCTGAAATCATGTTTGTCCATGATGGCATCATGGATGGAACAAGGCACAAGTACGGAGTATTCAACAGCGAAACCGATAAAGCGATAGAGTTTGTCGATAAGCAGTTCGGCCTTCTCCTTGATGCGCTGAAGAAGGCGGGAGTGTATGAAGCTACGAATATTGCGGTAATCAGTGACCATGGACAGATGGATGTCAAGCGCATCATAAAGCCAAATGTGTATTTGCGAGACCATGGGTTTATCACAACAGACGATACTGGCAATGTTACCGACTGGAAAGCTTTCTGCCTCTCTGATGCGATGTCCGATCTGGTGCATCTCAAGGATCCTTCCGATAGAAAAACCTATGCTGCCGTGCATGCACTCCTCAAGGACATGGCACATGAGGGTATCTATGGTTTCCACGAAGTGCTGACCGCAGAAGAGGTTGACCAGCGTGAGCATCTGAACGGTGACTTTTCTTTTGTCCTTGAATCAGATGGATTCACCTCGTTCAGTGATGGTTGTACACGGCCAGCGGTAAAACCATTTGATAGTACAGATTATCGTTTCGGTCGGGCTACACATGGATATAATCCAGATCTAGGTCCACAGCCAGTATTCAACGCAGTCGGTCCTGATTTCAATGACGATGTTGTTATCGAACGAAGACCGATTGTTGATGAGGCGCCGACATTCGCGAAGTTGCTCGGGCTTGAAATACCTTGTGCCCAGGGGACGGCAGTCGATGAATTCTTACGATGA
- a CDS encoding MBL fold metallo-hydrolase, translating to MKFIKLLASVLLTMFLVVGCASMAGSAPKQDADGSYTSVVLDTSHSLGTLTAHYLCTTGSKETSNDVSYAGDCTVFTSPEGLVMMVDCSNSWCFEEIDSQLKAMGIDRIDVFVMSHPHADHIGSFVELASRYDIGRVYKNAHEYESATYGNAMAKIKELDIPCDIVYEGDSFMLGDHVKIAVYGPEKGSEEDIKAGYMDANDCSLAMKITYGDSSFWTSGDIYITQELALVEKYGQELDSDIVKMNHHGYETSNRNEYIEALSPLVAIQQHSLITSKTVAMKYRYKHGALTFYTSQDGTVSVSTPGDGTYEIQSQYIRQITNIYGEATESGHYSIGRD from the coding sequence ATGAAATTCATAAAACTACTTGCAAGCGTGCTTCTTACGATGTTCCTTGTTGTGGGCTGTGCTTCAATGGCTGGGAGCGCCCCGAAACAAGATGCCGATGGTTCGTATACCTCAGTAGTGTTGGATACCTCACACAGTCTGGGTACACTGACTGCACACTATCTGTGCACCACAGGATCGAAAGAAACGAGTAATGATGTTTCCTATGCTGGGGATTGTACTGTTTTCACTTCTCCCGAAGGTTTGGTGATGATGGTTGATTGCAGCAATAGTTGGTGTTTTGAGGAAATTGACTCACAGCTTAAGGCTATGGGCATAGATAGAATCGATGTGTTTGTCATGAGCCACCCTCATGCGGATCATATCGGTAGCTTTGTGGAATTGGCGTCACGCTATGATATCGGGCGCGTGTATAAGAATGCTCATGAATATGAATCCGCTACATACGGTAATGCTATGGCAAAGATCAAGGAACTGGATATCCCTTGTGATATCGTGTATGAAGGTGATTCCTTTATGCTTGGTGACCATGTGAAAATTGCTGTGTATGGACCGGAGAAAGGTTCTGAAGAAGATATCAAGGCAGGGTACATGGATGCCAATGATTGTTCCTTGGCAATGAAAATAACCTATGGTGATTCCAGCTTTTGGACTTCGGGTGATATCTATATCACACAGGAATTGGCGCTTGTTGAGAAATATGGACAAGAACTGGATTCGGATATTGTTAAAATGAATCATCATGGATATGAGACATCCAATCGGAATGAGTATATCGAAGCACTCAGTCCTCTGGTGGCTATACAGCAACACAGTCTGATCACTAGCAAGACAGTAGCAATGAAATATCGTTATAAACACGGTGCATTGACTTTTTACACCAGTCAGGACGGAACGGTATCAGTATCGACACCTGGTGATGGGACCTATGAAATCCAGTCACAATATATCAGACAAATCACCAACATCTATGGAGAGGCAACAGAAAGCGGTCATTACTCTATTGGTAGGGACTAA
- a CDS encoding extracellular solute-binding protein translates to MMKKLAVVLILISLVLCAAFAGGAQETPVVEETKPEGTVEVVWWTFHGATNVGYFQNIIDAFNESQSDYHVTIEYQGSQNELIAKMQSTLKDELPALFHCAIENIGMVIEADYAVSTQGYVDKDTAGWPELANTYEAFYAASCDGEGNLVGYPSGVSYPTIYYNADMLAEAGIDPASLTSFESVLEACRILVDGGYTQYGIGFHSDAGYYFNAALAREGIVAYDNKNGLEGPISEVFYKDGGEVESTVAKYLSFYKDLYNENLGVPFGANYSSEIIPLIAAEDCAMMLGVISMTTKVLTAVDGAFEVGVVPCPSVTEAGDRAGEPSGGTWLFIADNGNKWAMQGGYEFMKFASKGEWAGYFASATGYLAPSTDAFDSDVYQNYMTNIFPGISTVYDSLNNSKGDALMPICGVSAEIKNANKLAVETVCNDPSDATIAKAIKTANDQIQEAIELYNLANL, encoded by the coding sequence ATGATGAAAAAACTAGCTGTTGTTTTGATTCTTATTTCGCTTGTATTGTGTGCTGCCTTTGCCGGTGGAGCACAAGAGACCCCGGTGGTAGAGGAAACAAAACCGGAAGGGACAGTTGAAGTAGTATGGTGGACGTTCCATGGTGCTACAAATGTTGGGTATTTCCAAAACATTATCGATGCATTCAATGAAAGTCAGTCTGACTACCATGTTACCATTGAGTACCAGGGATCACAGAACGAACTCATTGCCAAGATGCAGTCGACACTGAAAGATGAGCTTCCTGCTCTATTTCACTGTGCGATAGAAAATATCGGCATGGTGATCGAGGCAGATTATGCAGTCAGCACTCAGGGGTATGTAGACAAGGATACTGCTGGATGGCCTGAACTCGCCAATACCTATGAAGCATTTTATGCTGCATCCTGCGATGGCGAAGGGAATCTCGTTGGATATCCCAGTGGAGTAAGTTACCCCACAATCTATTATAATGCAGACATGCTTGCAGAAGCTGGAATCGATCCCGCTTCACTTACATCTTTTGAAAGTGTTCTTGAGGCTTGCAGGATCTTGGTTGACGGCGGTTACACCCAATACGGAATTGGTTTTCACTCTGATGCAGGATATTATTTCAATGCAGCGCTTGCACGTGAAGGTATAGTGGCATACGACAATAAGAATGGTCTCGAAGGCCCAATCTCCGAGGTGTTCTACAAAGACGGTGGAGAAGTAGAATCCACAGTTGCCAAATATCTTAGCTTCTACAAAGACCTGTATAATGAAAATCTTGGAGTTCCATTCGGTGCAAACTATAGCTCGGAAATTATTCCCCTGATTGCTGCTGAAGATTGTGCCATGATGCTTGGTGTCATTTCAATGACAACGAAGGTCTTGACAGCAGTTGATGGAGCATTTGAAGTTGGTGTTGTCCCATGTCCTTCAGTTACTGAAGCTGGTGATCGTGCCGGTGAACCTTCTGGTGGTACGTGGTTGTTCATTGCCGACAACGGAAACAAGTGGGCTATGCAGGGCGGTTATGAATTCATGAAGTTCGCTAGCAAGGGTGAGTGGGCTGGTTACTTTGCTTCCGCAACCGGGTATCTTGCGCCAAGCACAGATGCGTTCGATAGCGATGTGTACCAAAACTATATGACAAATATTTTCCCTGGAATTTCAACGGTGTACGACAGCTTGAACAACAGTAAAGGCGATGCACTGATGCCGATTTGTGGAGTTTCTGCTGAAATTAAAAACGCGAATAAGCTTGCGGTTGAAACTGTGTGCAATGATCCTTCTGATGCAACGATTGCCAAGGCGATCAAAACGGCAAACGATCAGATCCAAGAAGCGATCGAACTGTACAATCTCGCTAACTTATAG
- a CDS encoding carbohydrate ABC transporter permease, whose protein sequence is MISLKTKKTSIKVASFIIKLAIGLAFIAPLIVGLMFSIHSERELSQLPLLLFPKIPTLENYIKVFTGVPILHYLKNSIIVCVVAILGQVIFGSTAAYGFVFFEFPLKRFLWVVILSTMMIPGEVVIITNYVTIQNMGLVNTHAGLFLTSLISGTSIFMMRQYYKQLPKDFKDAATLDGCGDVGFLFKIAMPLSVPTISALAIYQFVRIYNAYFWPLLVTNKDVWRTVQVGVSYLVTGDVEEYGKVIAAAMVAMTPAVLAFIFGQDYIIKGMVSGGVKG, encoded by the coding sequence ATGATCAGTCTAAAAACTAAGAAAACATCGATTAAGGTTGCATCGTTTATTATTAAGTTGGCAATTGGACTAGCATTTATTGCTCCACTCATTGTCGGGCTCATGTTCTCTATCCACTCTGAAAGAGAACTGTCCCAGTTACCGTTGCTCTTATTTCCCAAGATTCCGACACTTGAAAATTATATCAAGGTCTTCACGGGCGTTCCCATACTCCACTACCTGAAGAATTCGATTATCGTTTGTGTCGTGGCGATTCTCGGGCAAGTGATTTTCGGAAGTACTGCAGCATACGGATTTGTATTTTTCGAATTTCCGTTAAAGCGATTTCTGTGGGTAGTTATTCTCAGTACGATGATGATTCCTGGTGAAGTTGTTATCATTACGAACTATGTCACTATCCAAAATATGGGATTGGTGAATACACATGCCGGATTGTTTCTCACATCCTTGATTTCAGGGACGAGCATATTCATGATGCGTCAGTATTACAAACAGCTTCCAAAAGATTTCAAGGATGCCGCGACGCTTGATGGCTGTGGAGATGTCGGATTTCTTTTCAAGATTGCAATGCCGCTCTCAGTTCCAACGATCTCCGCCCTCGCAATATACCAGTTCGTACGCATTTATAATGCCTACTTTTGGCCATTGCTTGTAACGAACAAGGATGTATGGAGAACGGTACAAGTAGGGGTCTCGTATCTTGTGACTGGCGACGTAGAGGAGTATGGAAAGGTGATCGCTGCGGCAATGGTTGCAATGACACCTGCTGTTTTAGCTTTTATCTTTGGCCAGGATTACATCATCAAGGGAATGGTGTCCGGAGGTGTAAAAGGTTGA
- a CDS encoding sugar ABC transporter permease has product MHHMKNNSRMLQGNRKKGSPLPYVFIAPALILFGMFTIYPFLRTILLSFTLTDTYGNPTKFVGLQMWKRVLTNGTFWNVMGVTLKIAAINLVGTFVLALFFALLSTEQGKGSKIYQTMFALPMAIASAPAAGIFVFIFRQKNGLLNSILGTTIAWQHEMQYAIWVVCIVTIWMHVGTSFIFLLVGFRNVPTELLESAVLDGANTWQKIKHILLPIASPQIFFVLFLNINSSFKSFAQIRLLTGGGPVNSTKTLIYYIYENALIKGRFETACIQAIFLFLLIFVITRIQFALEKKVVHYQ; this is encoded by the coding sequence ATGCATCATATGAAAAACAATAGCCGCATGCTTCAGGGTAATCGGAAAAAGGGGTCACCGTTGCCATATGTGTTCATTGCTCCTGCACTCATTCTTTTTGGCATGTTTACCATTTACCCGTTCCTTAGGACAATTTTACTGTCATTCACCCTGACCGATACCTATGGTAACCCAACGAAATTTGTTGGTCTACAGATGTGGAAGAGAGTCCTTACCAATGGAACCTTCTGGAATGTCATGGGTGTCACCCTCAAGATCGCCGCGATTAATCTTGTTGGAACATTTGTATTAGCATTATTCTTTGCGCTTCTTTCGACAGAGCAGGGGAAAGGATCAAAGATCTACCAAACCATGTTCGCGCTTCCTATGGCAATTGCTTCTGCTCCTGCAGCGGGTATATTTGTATTTATTTTTCGTCAGAAAAATGGCTTGTTGAACAGTATCTTAGGTACAACAATTGCTTGGCAACATGAAATGCAATATGCGATCTGGGTGGTATGTATTGTAACGATTTGGATGCACGTAGGCACCAGTTTCATATTCTTGCTTGTGGGATTTAGGAATGTACCAACGGAATTGCTTGAGAGCGCAGTTCTAGATGGAGCAAACACCTGGCAAAAAATCAAACATATACTCCTTCCTATTGCATCTCCCCAAATTTTCTTCGTGCTCTTTTTGAACATCAACAGTTCATTCAAGAGTTTTGCACAGATACGGCTACTCACAGGTGGAGGACCCGTCAACTCCACGAAGACTCTCATCTATTACATCTATGAAAACGCATTGATCAAAGGACGGTTTGAGACAGCTTGCATACAAGCGATATTCCTATTCCTGCTGATTTTCGTTATTACACGAATCCAATTTGCTCTTGAGAAGAAGGTGGTACACTACCAATGA
- a CDS encoding LacI family DNA-binding transcriptional regulator, which translates to MGLTFSDIANEIGVSTATISRVVNNDSSVREETRLKVEQALAEHGYQYRARRKSTKKSNISSVMIIAGQLSNPITVAYINGIREGLKNTSYKVFVVFTDYDTKHEVDYLQYAKDNAFAGIFMLNVIENESLIRMLNSIESPVILVNRYLRSKDTDIVTVDNYRCGFLSTQYLINQGHTHIAHIAGPSNSITCQNRTLGYIDAMNEYKLTVKNTEIFYGDRTYQSGFAFGLTFAKIKPSERPTAVFSISGTMAEGFADAVIQQGLSIPDDVSLICNDDSSKEYVRKLKITCVEPNIVAIGAAATELFLERVKNPKSQLRRIVYPPVLTENGSVKKLLQQDNKEATPTV; encoded by the coding sequence ATGGGACTCACATTCAGTGATATAGCAAATGAAATCGGAGTATCAACAGCAACAATCTCACGAGTAGTCAACAATGACAGTAGTGTGCGTGAAGAGACTCGATTGAAGGTTGAGCAGGCATTGGCCGAACACGGCTACCAGTATCGGGCAAGACGCAAATCAACGAAGAAAAGCAATATCAGCTCGGTGATGATCATTGCGGGCCAATTATCGAATCCGATAACGGTAGCTTATATCAATGGTATCAGGGAAGGATTGAAAAACACCTCATATAAAGTATTCGTGGTTTTTACTGATTATGACACTAAGCATGAAGTCGATTATCTTCAATATGCAAAGGACAACGCATTTGCAGGGATTTTCATGCTTAATGTCATCGAAAACGAATCTCTCATCCGCATGCTCAATTCCATAGAATCTCCTGTAATTCTGGTAAACCGCTACTTGAGGTCAAAGGATACCGACATCGTAACTGTCGATAATTACCGTTGTGGTTTCCTGTCGACACAATATCTCATCAATCAAGGTCACACGCATATTGCCCACATCGCAGGACCGTCGAATTCCATTACCTGTCAGAACAGGACTCTTGGCTATATAGATGCCATGAATGAATACAAGTTAACAGTCAAAAATACAGAGATTTTTTATGGTGATCGAACCTATCAAAGCGGTTTCGCATTTGGTTTGACTTTCGCGAAGATAAAGCCATCTGAACGACCAACTGCAGTATTCTCCATCTCAGGAACCATGGCTGAAGGATTTGCCGATGCAGTCATCCAACAGGGCTTATCGATTCCCGATGACGTTTCGTTAATCTGCAATGATGATTCAAGTAAAGAATATGTACGCAAGCTAAAAATTACGTGTGTCGAACCAAATATTGTGGCAATTGGTGCAGCGGCTACCGAACTATTCCTGGAACGCGTCAAGAACCCGAAGTCACAACTGAGGAGAATCGTGTATCCACCCGTATTGACCGAGAATGGATCGGTAAAAAAACTCTTGCAGCAAGACAACAAGGAAGCAACTCCGACCGTATAA
- a CDS encoding DUF6431 domain-containing protein produces MEGKGPPPSSVTGEHFCAHCNQKLHGHGWRRRYFLDKALNAVVLWIHRKLCPLCKTSYTLLPTWMHAFKIFSMETIVAALTYKVKRGRFCGFNCISGYLQRQWFKHFDKRLRITEDFVDHHQMLDESPACSRNPVIDILASIAVIMVLMGYIARTNNEI; encoded by the coding sequence GTGGAAGGCAAAGGTCCGCCGCCATCTTCGGTAACCGGAGAACACTTTTGTGCCCATTGCAACCAGAAGCTCCATGGGCATGGGTGGCGTAGGCGGTACTTCCTGGACAAAGCCTTGAATGCAGTAGTTCTCTGGATTCATCGGAAGCTATGTCCGTTGTGCAAAACTAGCTACACGTTACTTCCTACCTGGATGCATGCCTTCAAGATTTTCAGTATGGAAACGATTGTGGCTGCACTCACATACAAGGTGAAGAGGGGACGATTTTGTGGCTTCAACTGTATCAGCGGGTATTTGCAACGACAATGGTTCAAGCATTTTGACAAGCGCCTCAGGATTACAGAAGACTTTGTCGATCATCATCAGATGCTGGACGAATCACCGGCGTGCTCTAGGAATCCGGTAATCGATATTCTCGCTAGTATTGCAGTTATTATGGTACTTATGGGGTATATTGCCAGGACAAACAACGAGATTTGA
- a CDS encoding recombinase family protein, protein MPDEKRKPIIHVIPARRHFKRMRVALYCRVSTQMERQLHSLSAQMDFEKEDILDNPAWEYVGTYIDIKSGRTISSRPGFQSLLADCEAGKIDMIYTKSISRFGRNCVDFLVTLRRLKELKVDVFFYNERIHLLSQAGELLLTLHAGIAQAESENKSENIKWGLRRSTMDPDSPAFVSLQIVL, encoded by the coding sequence ATGCCCGACGAGAAAAGAAAACCCATCATACATGTCATACCAGCCAGACGGCATTTCAAGCGTATGCGCGTGGCATTGTACTGTCGTGTGAGCACACAAATGGAGCGACAGCTTCATAGCCTCTCGGCCCAGATGGACTTCGAGAAGGAGGACATCCTGGATAATCCCGCTTGGGAATATGTCGGTACCTATATCGATATCAAGTCCGGTAGGACCATCAGCTCTCGTCCTGGCTTCCAGAGCCTCCTGGCGGACTGTGAGGCGGGCAAGATCGACATGATCTACACCAAGTCCATCAGCCGCTTCGGACGCAACTGCGTGGATTTTCTGGTGACGCTCAGACGACTCAAGGAACTGAAGGTGGATGTCTTTTTCTACAATGAGAGGATACACCTCCTCAGCCAAGCAGGGGAGCTGCTCCTTACTCTTCATGCAGGCATAGCCCAAGCGGAGAGTGAGAACAAGAGCGAAAACATCAAGTGGGGGCTTCGAAGAAGTACCATGGATCCTGACTCACCGGCATTTGTTAGCCTGCAAATAGTCCTATAA
- a CDS encoding cyclophilin-like fold protein: MKRIGIIIMMISAICCVGLLAQGRQASDEQIGEKGVVMIVMHFNEEELLIHLFDNPTSRNLVRMLPLTLTFKDYASTEKVAYLAEELSTENAPDGYEPTAGDLTLYAPWGNLALFYRDFSYSRGLIPIGTIEVGSEKLLKMKEDFTAILDVQD, from the coding sequence ATGAAACGGATTGGAATAATTATCATGATGATCTCTGCAATATGTTGTGTGGGGCTTCTCGCACAAGGGAGGCAGGCTAGTGATGAGCAAATCGGAGAGAAAGGAGTGGTTATGATTGTGATGCATTTTAATGAAGAGGAACTGCTGATTCACCTGTTCGATAATCCGACAAGCAGAAATCTTGTGCGGATGTTGCCACTCACGTTGACCTTCAAGGATTATGCTTCTACAGAGAAGGTCGCCTATCTTGCCGAGGAGCTCTCGACAGAGAATGCACCTGATGGATATGAACCCACAGCGGGCGACCTCACGCTCTATGCGCCATGGGGAAATCTTGCGCTTTTCTACAGGGATTTTTCATATTCCCGAGGGCTCATCCCTATCGGCACTATAGAAGTGGGGAGTGAGAAACTTCTGAAAATGAAGGAAGATTTTACTGCAATTTTGGATGTACAAGATTAG
- a CDS encoding AraC family transcriptional regulator — protein sequence MRIDMYDPIDEMRSILQKSLPVEGIQKTGIDGLVIFRRDVPYKKRPQLYLPQIIMLAQGKKNIYLGEQKFVYDASRYFVQTVPLPVVCEAVIEHEQPMLGLVIAVDPKIIGEILYEMEFHTSIPKKVSTGVYDAPVTERMRDSVVRLLRTLADDDERNILGPLYLKELLFLILTNEKGEILRELAVSNRGVYQIARVIREIHEHYDMPLEIPELAKEAGMSSSGFHTAFKSVTSTSPLQYIKHIRLHKAREIIQREGEKANTAATRVGYESVSQFSREYKRTFGISPSQDRQPISAF from the coding sequence ATGAGGATAGATATGTATGACCCGATTGACGAGATGAGATCAATTTTACAGAAATCTCTTCCTGTAGAGGGAATCCAGAAAACAGGTATAGATGGGTTGGTGATTTTCAGACGTGACGTCCCTTATAAGAAACGGCCACAACTGTACCTTCCCCAGATTATCATGCTTGCCCAAGGGAAGAAAAATATTTACCTCGGAGAGCAGAAGTTCGTGTATGACGCTTCAAGGTATTTCGTCCAAACCGTTCCTCTTCCTGTTGTCTGTGAGGCTGTCATTGAGCATGAGCAACCTATGCTCGGACTTGTGATTGCTGTGGACCCGAAGATTATTGGTGAGATTCTCTACGAAATGGAATTTCACACCTCCATACCCAAAAAGGTGAGTACTGGAGTCTATGATGCCCCCGTTACTGAACGGATGAGGGACTCTGTGGTTCGTCTCTTACGCACACTTGCCGATGATGACGAGAGGAATATCCTCGGTCCGCTCTATCTCAAGGAACTCTTGTTCCTAATCCTTACAAATGAGAAGGGGGAGATTCTTCGGGAACTCGCTGTCAGCAACAGAGGAGTGTATCAGATTGCGCGGGTGATCAGGGAGATACACGAACATTATGATATGCCGCTTGAGATTCCTGAACTTGCAAAGGAAGCCGGAATGAGTTCCTCAGGGTTTCATACCGCTTTCAAATCGGTAACCAGCACTTCTCCTCTGCAGTATATCAAACACATCAGACTCCATAAGGCTCGTGAGATTATCCAACGAGAGGGAGAGAAGGCGAACACTGCAGCTACCCGGGTAGGCTATGAGAGTGTTTCACAGTTCAGTAGGGAATATAAACGTACGTTTGGCATTAGCCCATCTCAGGATCGACAGCCAATCTCTGCCTTTTAA